Proteins co-encoded in one Brassica oleracea var. oleracea cultivar TO1000 chromosome C4, BOL, whole genome shotgun sequence genomic window:
- the LOC106339180 gene encoding uncharacterized protein LOC106339180: MEEIKIPFHEHLVRPCTRFLKAIWCGACGENQYRIYGGYRCNELGCDEAFHNECAEALPEIINSFHPEHPLTLIQDDDLHNACSLCQQRFILGYSCSICDFQIDMKCVRIPPPLVISENSCLHEHPLKLSYGEPSDSLEYDCAVCGFNIGYKHKYYYRCHQCKFAIHLRCVDKAPGAYHTSHPEHPLKSISSPPDYADKKCLLCGDEFDDSKPWHLEDKKLHHCDVCNFSICRGCKTNPPPVCVVSSTTHEHQLHLVPRRMDFTCNACGALGDRSSYFCLQCNFMIHRECIDLPRVININRHDHRISYTRRLGHGESPWKCGVCRKKVDGFYGAYTCSKCSTFVVHARCATRKDVWDNVELEGMPEEEVIAPFEVVDDSTIRHFSHDHNLYINKDGQILHENIVCEACVFQIGSESFYSCRKCDFILHEKCANLPRKKRHVCHNQPFTLNTVSRSEECFLCDKRFSGFRFNGLYG; encoded by the exons ATGGAAGAAATAAAGATACCATTTCACGAACATCTTGTCAGACCTTGTACTCGCTTTCTAAAGGCCATATGGTGTGGTGCATGCGGCGAAAATCAATACCGCATATACGGAGGCTACCGCTGCAATGAGCTTGGCTGTGATGAAGCGTTCCATAATGAATGCGCTGAAGCCTTACCTGAAATCATCAACTCTTTTCATCCCGAGCACCCTCTCACACTGATCCAGGATGATGATTTGCATAATGCTTGCAGTTTATGTCAACAAAGGTTCATACTTGGGTACAGCTGTTCAATATGCGACTTCCAGATAGATATGAAGTGTGTGAGGATACCACCCCCACTTGTTATTTCTGAAAATTCATGCCTACACGAGCATCCACTCAAACTATCATATGGAGAGCCGTCAGACAGCTTGGAATACGATTGCGCAGTGTGTGGCTTTAACATTGGCTATAAACATAAATATTATTACAGATGTCATCAGTGCAAATTTGCCATCCATCTTCGATGTGTCGATAAAGCTCCAGGAGCATACCACACTTCCCATCCCGAGCACCCACTCAAGTCAATTAGTTCTCCACCTGATTATGCCGACAAAAAATGCCTTCTTTGCGGGGATGAGTTTGACGACAGCAAGCCCTGGCATTTGGAAGATAAAAAACTGCACCATTGTGATGTTTGTAATTTCAGCATATGCAGAGGTTGTAAGACAAACCCACCACCAGTTTGTGTGGTAAGCTCGACGACACATGAACATCAACTTCATCTTGTCCCAAGACGCATGGACTTCACTTGCAATGCTTGTGGGGCGTTAGGTGACCGAAGCTCTTATTTTTGTCTTCAGTGCAATTTCATGATTCATCGAGAATGCATCGATCTACCACGCGTTATAAACATCAACCGCCATGATCACCGCATCTCTTACACTCGCCGCCTGGGACATGGAGAGTCTCCATGGAAATGTGGAGTTTGCCGTAAGAAAGTGGATGGGTTCTACGGGGCTTATACTTGCTCCAAATGTTCTACTTTTGTTGTTCACGCAAGATGCGCAACGAGAAAAGATGTTTGGGATAATGTGGAGCTGGAAGGGATGCCCGAAGAAGAAGTGATTGCGCCATTCGAGGTGGTTGATGATAGCACAATAAGACATTTCAGCCATGATCATAATTTATATATCAACAAAGATGGCCAGATTCTACATGAAAACATAGTTTGTGAAGCATGCGTCTTCCAAATTGGTTCAGAATCGTTCTACAGTTGCAGGAAATGCGACTTTATTCTCCACGAAAAATGTGCTAACCTTCCTCGTAAGAAACGTCATGTGTGCCACAACCAGCCATTCACACTAAACACAGTTTCTCGCTCTGAAGAATGTTTTCTTTGTGATAAACGATTCTCCGGCTTCAG ATTCAACGGGTTATATGGTTAG
- the LOC106339181 gene encoding exocyst complex component EXO70A1-like encodes MMYYRRALELQAFLDMAKDEGASRNFVMITSKTCVHIPESVFPKRESRFKMFNMQFDELHQRQSQWTVPDTELRESLRLAVAEVLLPAYRSFLKRFGPLVESGKNSQRYIKYTAEHLERLDIFVPAGHLSD; translated from the exons ATGATGTATTACCGAAGGGCTTTGGAGCTCCAGGCCTTCCTTGATATGGCAAAGGATGAAGGTGCCTCACGAAACTTTGTTATGATTACTTCTAAAACCTGTGTACACATTCCTGAATCTGTTTTCCCCAAAAGAGAG AGCAGGTTCAAGATGTTCAATATGCAATTTGATGAGTTGCATCAGAGACAATCACAATGGACGGTTCCAGACACAGAGCTAAGAGAGTCACTAAGACTTGCTGTTGCTGAAGTATTATTGCCTGCTTATAGATCATTCCTCAAACGCTTTGG GCCTCTGGTTGAGAGTGGTAAGAATTCTCAGAGATACATAAAGTATACAGCTGAACATCTTGAGAGATTGGATATTTTTGTTCCTGCAGGTCATTTATCGGATTAA
- the LOC106339182 gene encoding cytosolic sulfotransferase 18-like has product MGTPQQQEDRLSPPEAKWWVDGQRIRHKGFWFKPEFITASEAIRAHYTPLPSDIILASFPKTGTTWLKALTFSILRHSSTIHDDRDHLDNLNPHEVVPFLEIELFGENPSKDTTKISCPRVFNTHLPLSFLPDTVMTSGSKVIYITRHPADTFVSLWHLYNNKFGTEISIQEAFDDFCKGIVPAGPYFEHVLEFWEARDRDGVLFLTYEELKGKPEENVKRIADFLGCKTMVEKVVKECSFENLRGASKETGEGVHWSGTKYKMFFRKGVVGDWKNHLTQEMMKELEDIAEMKWRGSGLDLNIF; this is encoded by the coding sequence ATGGGCACTCCACAACAACAAGAAGACAGACTCTCACCACCAGAAGCCAAGTGGTGGGTCGACGGACAACGCATTAGACACAAAGGCTTCTGGTTCAAACCAGAGTTCATCACTGCCTCTGAAGCTATAAGAGCACACTACACACCTCTTCCTTCCGACATAATCCTCGCCTCTTTCCCCAAAACCGGCACTACTTGGCTCAAAGCTCTAACCTTTTCCATTCTCAGACACAGCTCAACCATACACGACGACCGTGACCATCTGGATAACCTCAACCCCCACGAGGTCGTACCCTTTTTGGAGATCGAGTTGTTCGGTGAAAACCCATCAAAGGACACAACAAAGATCTCTTGTCCTAGAGTGTTCAACACCCATCTCCCTCTCTCGTTTTTACCGGACACTGTCATGACCTCAGGGTCCAAAGTCATTTACATAACTCGCCACCCAGCTGACACTTTCGTCTCTCTCTGGCATCTCTACAACAACAAGTTCGGGACCGAGATCTCCATCCAAGAAGCCTTTGATGACTTCTGCAAGGGGATTGTCCCGGCCGGTCCCTACTTCGAACACGTACTCGAGTTCTGGGAAGCAAGAGACCGAGACGGTGTGTTGTTCCTCACTTACGAAGAACTGAAAGGAAAACCAGAAGAGAACGTGAAGAGGATAGCAGACTTCTTGGGGTGTAAGACGATGGTGGAGAAGGTGGTGAAAGAGTGTAGCTTCGAGAATCTGAGGGGTGCAAGTAAAGAAACAGGAGAAGGAGTTCACTGGAGTGGAACTAAGTATAAGATGTTCTTTAGGAAAGGTGTGGTTGGAGATTGGAAGAATCATCTTACACAAGAGATGATGAAGGAGCTTGAAGACATTGCTGAAATGAAATGGAGAGGATCTGGTTTGGATCTCAACATTTTTTAA
- the LOC106336743 gene encoding putative sodium-coupled neutral amino acid transporter 7 — MTPAIKAPLLPSHDPSSSSPPEEKHGSFAGAIFNVSTSIVGAGIMSIPAAFKVLGVIPSLSIIVIIAWLSNVSAGFLMKSTVAGDATTYAGVMKESFGKPGSVAVQVITMVVTFGSMIIFSIIIGDVLSGNEKGGVIHLGLLQGWFGSHWWNTRFFSLLFIFVFLFLPLVLCRRVDRLALSSAISFLLALFFVIISSVLAIVALVQGRTKSPRLFPDLNNGGQSFFNLFTASPVIVTAFTFHFNLHPVGFELKDPLQVLSATRVSVILCATIYSATGLFCYLLFGDATMTDVLMNFDESSGSSIGSLLNDIVRASYAIHLMLVFPLLNFSLRANLDELLFPKKVSLVNDNKRFFGLTFPLLISCFLAAIAIPDIWYFFQFLGSTSTVSIAFIFPAAIVLRNVNGISTLKEKIVASVMFALAVATSIIAISTNIYSFTETEEALNFLSSHSLFKNL, encoded by the exons ATGACCCCGGCGATTAAAGCGCCTCTATTACCTAGCCACGACCCTTCCTCATCATCACCACCCGAGGAGAAGCACGGCTCGTTCGCCGGAGCAATCTTCAACGTCTCAACGAGCATAGTCGGAGCCGGGATCATGTCGATTCCCGCCGCGTTCAAAGTCCTCGGCGTAATCCCGTCTCTATCGATAATCGTGATCATAGCGTGGCTCTCGAACGTGTCGGCCGGGTTTCTGATGAAATCCACGGTCGCCGGAGATGCGACGACTTACGCCGGCGTGATGAAGGAGTCGTTCGGGAAGCCTGGATCCGTCGCTGTTCAGGTTATCACGATGGTGGTGACGTTTGGGTCAATGATCATTTTCTCTATTATCATAG GTGATGTTCTCTCTGGTAATGAAAAGGGAGGAGTTATACATTTGGGTCTTCTTCAAGGATGGTTTGGTTCTCATTGGTGGAACACGAGATTCTTTAGTTTGTTATTCATCTTCGTCTTCCTCTTCCTTCCCTTAGTCTTATGCAGACGCGTTG ATAGATTGGCTTTAAGCTCTGCGATCTCGTTTCTGCTTGCGCTATTCTTTGTTATCATAAGCTCCGTGCTAGCGATTGTAGCACTCGTGCAAGGGAGAACAAAGAGTCCAAGACTCTTCCCTGATCTCAACAATGGAGGACAGTCTTTCTTCAACCTCTTCACTGCTTCACCTGTGATTGTAACAGCCTTTACGTTTCATTTCAACC TCCATCCGGTTGGATTCGAGCTCAAAGATCCATTACAAGTGCTTTCAGCAACAAGAGTCTCTGTGATTTTATGCGCTACGATCTACTCAGCGACTGGTCTCTTCTGTTACCTTCTCTTTGGGGATGCAACAATGACTGATGTTCTTATGAACTTTGATGAAAGCTCCGGTTCTTCAATAGGTTCGTTGCTAAACGACATCGTTAGAGCCAGCTACGCGATTCACCTCATGCTTGTGTTTCCTCTGCTCAACTTCTCCTTGAGAGCCAACCTCGACGAGCTATTGTTCCCTAAGAAGGTTTCTTTGGTGAATGACAATAAAAGATTCTTCGGACTCACTTTTCCATTGCTCATATCTTGTTTCTTGGCTGCTATTGCTATACCGGACATTTGGTACTTCTTTCAGTTCTTGGGATCAACTTCTACTGTCTCTATAGCATTCATCTTTCCAGCTGCAATTGTCTTGAG GAATGTGAATGGTATCTCAACGTTGAAAGAGAAGATTGTTGCTTCAGTAATGTTTGCTCTTGCTGTTGCCACAAGCATCATTGCCATTTCAACAAACATATACAGCTTCACAGAAACAGAAGAAGCATTAAATTTTTTAAGCAGTCACAGTCTCTTCAAGAATCTGTAA
- the LOC106337030 gene encoding uncharacterized protein At2g40430 isoform X1, which translates to MGKGSKSSRKGKKAWRANISTEDIEDFFEKTTKDALSGGNLSAAPSEDLFRVEKSHDLPVKRKIEKSREKVLRCDSVLKKNPFVQVVSSSKPKSKISKKKKTNAVESKTPKQAQNNVDDDSVMMDLWGDDKKGEHESNPRKIWKMTSTIPAVEVDPAGCSYNPTAESHEDMLAEAVAQEMQKVYKTELGPEPVPLTIDGNNNIEDEAGLLSVCNRIINGKSAYFLGVDNGSEGEEEADAANDVSEAGNKTARTTKRVTRVVLNKRARQKALRKEETKEKHKEKLSKEIDSLPKIIKEIAEDDKEKLNKKIRQTIAKEEVLKIRPPRLGKHKYEAPPVQVLLTEEMTGSLRKLKACCTLARDRFKSLEKRGILVPSKTIRRN; encoded by the exons ATGGGGAAGGGTTCTAAGAGTTCAAGAAAGGGTAAAAAAGCATGGAGAGCTAACATAAGCACCGAGGACATCGAAGACTTCTTCGAGAAAACCACCAAAGACGCTCTCTCCGGTGGAAACCTCTCCGCCGCTCCCAGCGAGGACCTCTTCCGCGTCGAGAAGTCTCACG ACCTTCCGGTGAAGCGTAAGATTGAGAAGAGCAGAGAGAAAGTGCTTCGGTGTGACAGTGTTTTAAAGAAGAACCCATTTGTCCAGGTGGTTTCTTCTTCCAAGCCAAAGTCAAAGATCAGTAAGAAGAAGAAGACAAACGCTGTAGAAAGCAAAACACCTAAACAAGCTCAAAAT AACGTTGATGATGATTCTGTAATGATGGACTTGTGGGGCGATGATAAAAAAG GAGAACATGAGAGCAACCCAAGAAAG ATTTGGAAAATGACTTCAACTATTCCAGCAGTAGAAGTTGATCCTGCGGGATGTTCATACAACCCTACAGCTGAAAGTCACGAG GATATGTTGGCTGAAGCAGTTGCTCAAGAAATGCAGAAAGTTTACAAAACTGAGCTAGGACCTGAGCCTGTGCCTTTGACTATCGATGGGAACAACAATATCGAAGACGAGGCGGGTCTTTTGAGTGTGTGCAATAGAATAATCAACGGAAAGAGTGCCTACTTTCTTGGTGTGGACAATGGTAGCGAAGGTGAAGAGGAAGCAGACGCTGCAAATGATGTGTCTGAAGCTGGGAACAA AACCGCAAGAACAACAAAGAGAGTGACACGTGTGGTGTTGAACAAGCGAGCTAGACAAAAGGCTCTACGTAAAGAGGAGACGAAGGAGAAGCATAAAGAGAAGTTATCAAAAGAGATTGACAG CTTGCCGAAAATTATAAAAGAAATAGCTGAAGATGATAAGGAGAAGCTGAATAAAAAGATAAGACAGACCATTGCTAAGGAGGAAGTGCTTAAGATACGTCCTCCTCGTTTGGGAAAGCACAAGTATGAGGCTCCTCCTGTTCAGGTTCTCTTAACAGAAGAGATGACCGGTTCACTTCGTAAGCTGAAG GCGTGTTGCACACTTGCAAGAGATCGATTCAAGAGCCTTGAGAAGAGAGGAATACTTGTTCCATCAAAGACCATTAGAAG GAACTAG
- the LOC106337030 gene encoding uncharacterized protein At2g40430 isoform X2, whose amino-acid sequence MGKGSKSSRKGKKAWRANISTEDIEDFFEKTTKDALSGGNLSAAPSEDLFRVEKSHDLPVKRKIEKSREKVLRCDSVLKKNPFVQVVSSSKPKSKISKKKKTNAVESKTPKQAQNNVDDDSVMMDLWGDDKKGEHESNPRKIWKMTSTIPAVEVDPAGCSYNPTAESHEDMLAEAVAQEMQKVYKTELGPEPVPLTIDGNNNIEDEAGLLSVCNRIINGKSAYFLGVDNGSEGEEEADAANDVSEAGNKTARTTKRVTRVVLNKRARQKALRKEETKEKHKEKLSKEIDSLPKIIKEIAEDDKEKLNKKIRQTIAKEEVLKIRPPRLGKHKYEAPPVQVLLTEEMTGSLRKLKACCTLARDRFKSLEKRGILVPSKTIRR is encoded by the exons ATGGGGAAGGGTTCTAAGAGTTCAAGAAAGGGTAAAAAAGCATGGAGAGCTAACATAAGCACCGAGGACATCGAAGACTTCTTCGAGAAAACCACCAAAGACGCTCTCTCCGGTGGAAACCTCTCCGCCGCTCCCAGCGAGGACCTCTTCCGCGTCGAGAAGTCTCACG ACCTTCCGGTGAAGCGTAAGATTGAGAAGAGCAGAGAGAAAGTGCTTCGGTGTGACAGTGTTTTAAAGAAGAACCCATTTGTCCAGGTGGTTTCTTCTTCCAAGCCAAAGTCAAAGATCAGTAAGAAGAAGAAGACAAACGCTGTAGAAAGCAAAACACCTAAACAAGCTCAAAAT AACGTTGATGATGATTCTGTAATGATGGACTTGTGGGGCGATGATAAAAAAG GAGAACATGAGAGCAACCCAAGAAAG ATTTGGAAAATGACTTCAACTATTCCAGCAGTAGAAGTTGATCCTGCGGGATGTTCATACAACCCTACAGCTGAAAGTCACGAG GATATGTTGGCTGAAGCAGTTGCTCAAGAAATGCAGAAAGTTTACAAAACTGAGCTAGGACCTGAGCCTGTGCCTTTGACTATCGATGGGAACAACAATATCGAAGACGAGGCGGGTCTTTTGAGTGTGTGCAATAGAATAATCAACGGAAAGAGTGCCTACTTTCTTGGTGTGGACAATGGTAGCGAAGGTGAAGAGGAAGCAGACGCTGCAAATGATGTGTCTGAAGCTGGGAACAA AACCGCAAGAACAACAAAGAGAGTGACACGTGTGGTGTTGAACAAGCGAGCTAGACAAAAGGCTCTACGTAAAGAGGAGACGAAGGAGAAGCATAAAGAGAAGTTATCAAAAGAGATTGACAG CTTGCCGAAAATTATAAAAGAAATAGCTGAAGATGATAAGGAGAAGCTGAATAAAAAGATAAGACAGACCATTGCTAAGGAGGAAGTGCTTAAGATACGTCCTCCTCGTTTGGGAAAGCACAAGTATGAGGCTCCTCCTGTTCAGGTTCTCTTAACAGAAGAGATGACCGGTTCACTTCGTAAGCTGAAG GCGTGTTGCACACTTGCAAGAGATCGATTCAAGAGCCTTGAGAAGAGAGGAATACTTGTTCCATCAAAGACCATTAGAAGGTAA